The region TTTCCCGCACCCGCTCGGCCCGACAAAGGCACAGAACTCGCCGCGCCCGACCTCGAGACTGACATCGCAGAGCGCCGCCACCATCGTCTCGCCGCGCACATAGCGTTTGGAGAGCTGCACCAGCCTCACCATGCCCATCACCCTCCGGTTGCCGCTCCATCCCATGCCACGGCCTTCCTCCTATAACATACCCCTTGAGAAGGCCACAACCTTGACAGCCGGCGGGGATTCCTCCTAGAAATTGTGCGCGGCCCCTTGTGAATCCTGAGAACAATCGATGGCTGGGATTGGGTTGCACAGGCTTTCGGATTTGGTACGGCAGACCCTCCGGGTCTTGTTGCCCGCCGACTGTGCGGCCTGCGGATCGCCGCTCCGAGATGATCCCGTGCCGCTATTCTGCGCTTCCTGCTGGCGCTCCATCGCGCCGCTCGCCTTGTCCCGCTGTGCGCAATGCGACCGCCCTCTGCCATCTCCTGCGGCCCTCACCCATAGCCCGTCCCACCGCTGCCACCATTGCACTGTGCGGCCGCCCGCCTATACGAAGGCCTGGACGCTGTTTCCTTATCTCCCCCCGCTGCAAGATGCCATCTGCCTCTTCAAATATCGGGGGAAAGTCTCGCTGGCCCGCCCCCTGGCCCAGCTGATGATCGATGCGCTCCCGCCCGCCTTGCAGGCGGATCTCATCATGCCAGTCCCGCTGCATCCGTCTCGTTTGCGGGAGCGGGAATTCAATCAGTCCCTGCTGCTGGCCGACCGGGTTGCCCGTCATCTACAGCGCCCCCTCTCCTTCACCAATCTCATCCGCACCATGCCGTCGGATCCGCAAAGCACACTTTCGCGGAAGGAACGGCTCAACAATCTCCGCCGGGCGTTTGCCGTCCGCCACCCTGAACCCATTGCGCAACAACGCGTGCTGCTCATCGACGATGTCTTCACCACCGGCACCACGGTCAACGAGTGCGCCAAGGTGCTCAGACAAGCGGGGGCAGGAGAGATCCTTGTGCTGACCCTGGCCAGAACCGTCGAGTCGAGTGTCGTCCCGGACCGGATACTGGCCCGGCGCGCCAACGATTCCCTGGGATTGCTCGGCGGATAGGCAACACGATGGCCATTTTGGATAATTCCGAAGACACGAATAGACACTGGTGACGGTCTATGACAGGCAATGTCATATAAATTCACTTGACATTCACGCATCAATCCCTAGAATGACCCTTATATTCAGGAGTCTTATGAGGAAGAGGCCCTCTCAACACAGGTGGGACGATGGGGACAGCCCCGAAGAGCGAATTGATGACGGTGGCGGAGACATGCCGCTACTTGAAGATTACGACCCGCACGCTCTATCGCTATATACAGAACAGACAGATTCCAGCCTTCAAGCTTGGGAAAGAATGGCGATTCGTACGTTCGGATCTGGAGCAGTGGATCCGCGATCGAACCAGAACCGCCCTCCCCTCGTAAATTAGGACGCACGATGTTTGCTGGCGAATATCACTGCAAAGTCGATGAGAAGGGCCGATTCATCGTGCCCTCCCCGATCCGTGAACAGATCGAGGCCGAAGGCCAGGCGGTGATGTTTCTCAAGGGGCCGGAGCAATCGCTCCTCCTCTATTCGATGAAGGAATGGGAGAAGGTCCTGGAGCGAACGCGCACCACGCTGGACGAAGACCAGAGCCGGCTGTTCATGCACTTCGTCGTTTCGGAAGCCGGCACATCGGAAATCGACAAGACCGGGCGCATTCTCATTCCCGGCCGTTTGCGAAAGCTGGTCCCGGTGGACGAAGACCTTGAAATCACCCTCGTCGGACTCTATCACCGCATGGAAATCTGGAACCCCAGTGAATGGCGCCGCTACATCGCCCGCACCGAAGACCGCTATGAGCACAACATGGCGAAAATCCAGAATCTCCTATAACTAGCCCCATGCCCGCTGGCCGACGCCGCACAGGCCCCCGCTCCTCAAAGCTGCCGATCCGAACCACCTCCTATCGACGCCCCAGCGCATCGGACTCGGCCACGAACACCCCGCTGTCCGGCGCACGCGTTCTGGCCCGCCCCAAACCACCGCGCCCCCCGCTCCACATCCCCGCAACTGCCGCGACGATTACCGCCGATCGGCTCTGCATCACGCTGCCCGTCCCTCCGAGCATCAATCATCAATACGCCACGGTGAACGGCCGGCGCGTCCTTTCATCGGCAGGGCGCAGCTACAAACTCCATGTGGGGCAACAACTCCTGCTCGCCCTCTCCCGATCTCCGCAGAAACAGGCGTTGATGCAACGATTGCGCACGGAACCGCTGGCCCTCTCCATCCGGTTCTTCTTCACCTCGCCCTTGCGCCGGGACGTCGATGGCGGGCTCAAGATCGCCCAGGACGCCCTCTGTGAAGGGATCGGGCTGAATGACAACCGTATTGTCGAAACCCACCTGTACAAAGATCTGGACAGCACCAACCCCCGCATCGAGGTCTGGCTCTCGCTCGCCGATCAGCGCGTGCCTAAAGAATAATCTCAAGCCACCCCCGCCATTTGGCTTTAGACTTTCACTCGTTCGACCGATAAAGAGGTGAGTTCTTTTCAGGAGCGTCAACATATCCACCATCATGGCAACCAAATTCATTCCGATCGAACAACTGCGCGTGGGCATGTACGTAGCCAAACTGGACGTGTCCTGGTTCCGCTCTCCCTTTCTGAGACACCGGTTTCTGGTCCAAACCGAGGCTCAAATCGAAAAATTGCGCCGGATCGGCATCACGCGGGTGACGATCGATCTGTCCCGGGGGGATGACGTCGAACATCCCCAGGAGCCCCGCACCTCAGTCGCTCTGCGCACATCCCTCCAGACGTCCCTCGCCCAGATGCCTTCGCAGGGGCCGAAACCGCTCGCTCAGCTCAATGAGGAATATGCCCAGGCCAGCGTAGCCAAGAAACAAATCGAACAGACCGTCCGCTCCGTCTTTTCCTCCATCTCCGAACACCGCACGGTCAATCGCCGCCAAGTCACAGAAGCCATCCAGGAAGTAACCATCGTCGCAAGAACGCTTCCCAATTCAGCTCTTTTCATGGCATTGAGCGCCCAGCGGGCCGGCGATGCCTCCCTCAGCCAGCATGCCCTCTCCACCTGTACGCTGGCGCTGGTGATGGGACAATCGCTTGGACATAACCCGCTGGAGCTTCAAGAGTTAGCCACGGCGGCATTGCTGCACGATATCGGGCTCCTCCAAATTCCTGCGAATATCGTTCGGCGCAGCGCCAATACGTCGAACCCGTTGCCCCAGCGAGAACGGCATCTGCTCGAATCGCACCCGCAATTAAGCATTCTGACTCTCGAACGCCAAGGCGGGTTTGAGACCAAAGTGCTCCAGTTGATCGGCGAGCACCATGTCCGGCTGGACGGATCAGGCTATCCTCACGGCACGCGAGGCGAGTTTACCTCGGAGCGGTCACGCATTCTCGCCATTGCCGACCACTACGACGAACTCATCACTGGGTTCGGGGGCGCTTCCCCTCTGGCCCCCTACCAGGCCCTGCAACGCCTCTATCGGGAATCCCAGGACGGCATCTTGGATCAAACCATCTTGTCGCAATTCATTAAGCTCGTCGGCATCTACCCCGTTCACAGCCGCGTCCGCCTGAACACACAAGAACAGGCGGTCGTGACAGACCTCAATCCCTCGGCGCTCCATCAGCCGGTGGTAACCATCACCCATACTCCCGCCGGAATCGAAACGCCGGATCCGCTGCTCGTTGACCTCGCCCATCAGGGGGACGGATCGCCTGAGCGGGCCATTGAAACCGTGCTGGCGACACCGGAGCCAGCACCCACTCATGCTCCCTCCCGAGCCGCCTAGCCGGCACAAATCTCGGCCAAGGCATCATGCCTGAAACGCACTCCAACCGGTTTGCCTGCCTGGGCAGCGGAGGGAGGCTACTCGTAGCGAAGCGCCTCGATGGGATTCAGACGGGCCGCCTTGTTGGCCGGATACAGGCCAAAGAACAAACCGACCACGAGGGAAAACAGAAACGCCGCAATCACCGTACTGCCGGAAATAATCGTCGGCCAGCCGGCGATCACCGTCGTCAGACGAGCCCCCACCACACCGACGATGATGCCAATCGTCCCGCCCAGCAAACTCAAGGTCACCGCTTCAATCAAGAACTGGATGAGGATATGCCGCCGCTTGGCGCCGACGGCCATGCGCACGCCGATCTCCCTGGTCCGTTCCGTGACCGACACCAATAAAATGTTCATGATCCCGATCCCCCCGACCAAGAGCGACACGGCCGCAATCGAGAGCAGCATGACGGTCAGCGTTTCGCTGGTTCCCTCCTGCAACTTTCCGATATCAACCTGCGTCTTGATCGTGAAATCGTCCTCTTGATCGGGCTGCAGCCGATGCCGGGCCCGGAGCGCCTCGCGAATCTGCTCCGTGGCGGGCCCCAGATCCTCCGCCCGCTCGGTCGACGCAAAAAGCGCCCCGACGGAACCGAAAAACTGCGTGCCAAACACTTTCCGCTCCGCCGTGCTGAACGGAATGAAGATCACATCGTCTTGATCCACCCCCTCCGCCGACTGGCCCTTCGGCGTCAGCACCCCCACAATGCGGAACGGAACATTCTTAATGCGAATGGCGGCCCCAACCGGCTCCTCGCCCGCCTCAAACAAGTTGTCCACGACCGTTTGTCCAACGATCGCGACTCGGGAGGCCGTGTCCACATCCGACTGTGTGAATTCTCCGCCTTTCTCATATGACCAATCACGAATCGTCAAATAGCTGGGGGAGATTCCGTACACCCGCACATTCCAGTTGCGATTGCCGTTGACCACCTGCATCGCGTCCCGCTTCGCCCACCCGGTATCGCGAAGGAGCGGAATCCGCTTTTTCAAGTACACCCCATCCGAGGTGGTGAGCGTAAATTTGCCTCCCTGCCCTCCCCGCACGCCCGTGGCGGTCGTGGCGCCCGGCAGAATAATGATGACATTGGTTCCCATCGTGGCCACCTGGGCCTGAACGGCAGCTTTCGCCCCTTCGCCAATGCTGACCATCGCGATGACAGCCCCCACCCCGATCACGATGCCTAGCATGGTCAAGCCCGCCCTAAGCCGGTTACGGCTGAGAATGCGAACCGCGGTGACAATGGTGAGCAAGAGAAAAGCCGGCATCAGGCCCCCGCCAGAGAAGACGGTTCTTTCGGCTTGGTCTGACGATCGGTCAGCACCTGCCCATCTTTAATCACCACTTCCCGCGAGGCATAGGCGGCAATGTCGGGCTCGTGCGTGACCAGAATGACGGTGATGCCTTCGTCCTTGTTCAATCGGTCGAGAATAGTCATGATCTCCCGGCTCGATTCGGTGTCGAGATTTCCGGTCGGCTCATCGGCAAGCAGCAGCGAAGGGGTCGTCACCAGCGCCCGGGCGATGGCCACTCGTTGCTGCTGCCCTCCGGACAATTGCGTGGGGTAATGCTGCTCCCGGCCCTTGAGCCCCACACGCTCCAGCGCGGCC is a window of Nitrospira sp. DNA encoding:
- a CDS encoding ComF family protein; translation: MAGIGLHRLSDLVRQTLRVLLPADCAACGSPLRDDPVPLFCASCWRSIAPLALSRCAQCDRPLPSPAALTHSPSHRCHHCTVRPPAYTKAWTLFPYLPPLQDAICLFKYRGKVSLARPLAQLMIDALPPALQADLIMPVPLHPSRLREREFNQSLLLADRVARHLQRPLSFTNLIRTMPSDPQSTLSRKERLNNLRRAFAVRHPEPIAQQRVLLIDDVFTTGTTVNECAKVLRQAGAGEILVLTLARTVESSVVPDRILARRANDSLGLLGG
- a CDS encoding helix-turn-helix domain-containing protein, whose amino-acid sequence is MGTAPKSELMTVAETCRYLKITTRTLYRYIQNRQIPAFKLGKEWRFVRSDLEQWIRDRTRTALPS
- a CDS encoding RusA family crossover junction endodeoxyribonuclease, whose translation is MPAGRRRTGPRSSKLPIRTTSYRRPSASDSATNTPLSGARVLARPKPPRPPLHIPATAATITADRLCITLPVPPSINHQYATVNGRRVLSSAGRSYKLHVGQQLLLALSRSPQKQALMQRLRTEPLALSIRFFFTSPLRRDVDGGLKIAQDALCEGIGLNDNRIVETHLYKDLDSTNPRIEVWLSLADQRVPKE
- a CDS encoding DUF3391 domain-containing protein, with amino-acid sequence MATKFIPIEQLRVGMYVAKLDVSWFRSPFLRHRFLVQTEAQIEKLRRIGITRVTIDLSRGDDVEHPQEPRTSVALRTSLQTSLAQMPSQGPKPLAQLNEEYAQASVAKKQIEQTVRSVFSSISEHRTVNRRQVTEAIQEVTIVARTLPNSALFMALSAQRAGDASLSQHALSTCTLALVMGQSLGHNPLELQELATAALLHDIGLLQIPANIVRRSANTSNPLPQRERHLLESHPQLSILTLERQGGFETKVLQLIGEHHVRLDGSGYPHGTRGEFTSERSRILAIADHYDELITGFGGASPLAPYQALQRLYRESQDGILDQTILSQFIKLVGIYPVHSRVRLNTQEQAVVTDLNPSALHQPVVTITHTPAGIETPDPLLVDLAHQGDGSPERAIETVLATPEPAPTHAPSRAA
- a CDS encoding ABC transporter permease — translated: MPAFLLLTIVTAVRILSRNRLRAGLTMLGIVIGVGAVIAMVSIGEGAKAAVQAQVATMGTNVIIILPGATTATGVRGGQGGKFTLTTSDGVYLKKRIPLLRDTGWAKRDAMQVVNGNRNWNVRVYGISPSYLTIRDWSYEKGGEFTQSDVDTASRVAIVGQTVVDNLFEAGEEPVGAAIRIKNVPFRIVGVLTPKGQSAEGVDQDDVIFIPFSTAERKVFGTQFFGSVGALFASTERAEDLGPATEQIREALRARHRLQPDQEDDFTIKTQVDIGKLQEGTSETLTVMLLSIAAVSLLVGGIGIMNILLVSVTERTREIGVRMAVGAKRRHILIQFLIEAVTLSLLGGTIGIIVGVVGARLTTVIAGWPTIISGSTVIAAFLFSLVVGLFFGLYPANKAARLNPIEALRYE